The Dunckerocampus dactyliophorus isolate RoL2022-P2 chromosome 1, RoL_Ddac_1.1, whole genome shotgun sequence genome has a segment encoding these proteins:
- the si:dkey-183p4.10 gene encoding uncharacterized protein si:dkey-183p4.10: MDQRLADLLRDAFSGTSFPDRDLDFESLKLDESGDNGEAKEAGSALYQEATDDTGNVRGEDTAHANEQQAKEAGAVSMHGTPEDSHLNLDEGQEDEGKEMGHFLPLHNDFCSHKNKEFGEGQALLLEATHTLQVEDIRDEEVSDFVSTLKGDATEDDMQKKEEKTQGESFDVEANVGFMEDLIAEKVKDFSGEEHQEAGESYADYPSDFSPCEYGENEAHAPERCHQWSIYDITSSVQHLERPAWPKRREDTDMVESNISQQPANDVNMVAQCEDITSHDQGSLDDCFFYTPEALSIPETGSVLDDDQEDEERSWEEEQKRIEAFFRFYNDSDGELEREGRETKVQFCTKPMSEILHYDSESLSSSDEEQGLRMAGAPEEWMERQENRQMKSDYHLSGASKHQPNACNTQLCDRRNMLPRLLSLTLKMGLVTLIGLLMFWLAAYQMDLLSLFYFC, from the exons ATGGACCAACGTTTGGCAGACCTCCTCAGGGATGCATTTTCAG GGACATCATTCCCTGACAGGGACTTGGACTTTGAGAGTCTCAAGCTTGATGAAAGTGGTGATAACGGAGAGGCAAAAGAGGCAGGCAGCGCTCTTTACCAAGAAGCGACCGATGACACTGGAAATGTGCGTGGTGAAGACACTGCACACGCAAATGAACAACAGGCTAAAGAAGCAGGAGCTGTGAGCATGCATGGGACACCTGAGGACAGCCACCTGAACTTGGATGAAGGACAGGAAGATGAGGGGAAAGAAATGGGGCATTTCTTACCACTTCACAATGACTTCTGCAGTCATAAAAATAAGGAGTTTGGCGAGGGACAAGCTCTGCTCCTGGAGGCCACACACACCCTCCAGGTTGAAGACATACGGGATGAGGAAGTGTCCGACTTTGTGAGCACCCTTAAGGGTGATGCAACTGAAGATGATATGCAAAAGAAAGAAGAGAAGACGCAAGGGGAGTCTTTTGATGTAGAGGCAAATGTTGGCTTCATGGAAGACCTAATAGCTGAGAAGGTGAAGGATTTCTCAGGCGAGGAGCACCAAGAGGCAGGAGAAAGCTACGCGGATTATCCCTCAGATTTCTCTCCATGTGAATATGGAGAAAATGAAGCCCACGCTCCAGAAAGATGCCACCAGTGGAGCATTTATGACATTACATCAAGTGTACAGCACCTGGAAAGACCTGCATGGCCTAAAAGAAGAGAAGACACCGACATGGTCGAGTCAAATATCTCTCAACAGCCTGCAAATGATGTTAACATGGTGGCTCAATGTGAGGACATCACAAGCCATGACCAGGGATCCCTGGATGACTGCTTCTTCTACACCCCTGAAGCCTTGAGCATTCCAGAGACGGGATCCGTCCTGGATGACGACCAGGAAGATGAGGAGAGGAGCTGGGAAGAAGAGCAGAAAAGAATTGAGGCCTTTTTCAGGTTTTACAACGACAGTGATGGGGAGCTTGAAAGAGAGG GAAGGGAGACAAAAGTTCAATTTTGCACAAAACCAATGTCTGAAATCCTCCATTATGACAG TGAGTCCCTCAGCAGTTCAGATGAGGAGCAAGGCCTGAGAATGGCAGGGGCACCTGAA GAATGGATGGAACGACAAGAAAACCGGCAGATGAAAAGTGATTATCACCTCTCTGGTGCTTCAAAACATCAGCCAAACGCCTGCAACACCCAGCTGTGCGACAGAAGAAACATG CTTCCAAGATTGCTGAGCCTAACACTGAAGATGGGCCTGGTTACTCTAATAGGCCTGCTGATGTTTTGGTTGGCGGCATACCAAATGGACTTGCTTTCTTTATTTTACTTCTGTTAG